The Flavobacterium sp. 20NA77.7 genome includes the window TATGGGAGAAGGCCTATCATTTTAATTTCGCTATTTGCTTTTTCTATGGACTACTTGTTGTTGGCTTTTGCACCTACAATCACTTGGTTATTTGTAGGAAGAATTATAGCTGGTTTAACAGGGGCAAGTATTACAACTGCTTCAGCTTATATTGCAGATGTGAGTACACCCGAAAATCGAGCAAAAAACTTTGGAATGATTGGTGCCGCTTTTGGCTTAGGCTTCATTATTGGGCCAGTAATTGGTGGTTTACTAGGGCAATATGGCGCTCGAGTACCATTTTATGCTGCTGCTGTATTGTGTTTACTCAACTTTTTATATGGTTTTTTCATTTTACCTGAATCATTAGATAAAGAAAACCGAAGAGCTTTTGATATTAAAAGAGCTAATCCAATTGGCGCTTTATTACATGTAAAAAAATACCCTAAATTAATTGGTCTTGTTTTCGCTATATTTTTATTATATGTAGCATCTCATGCTGTTCATAGCAATTGGAGTTTCTTTACTATGTATCGCTTTAATTGGGATGAAAAAATGGTTGGTATTTCCTTAGGAGTAATTGGTTTATTAGTAGGGATTGTTCAAGGTGGATTAATCAGATGGATTAACCCTAAATTAGGAAATGAAAAAAGCATCTATATAGGCATGGCTTTATACACGATTGGTATGTTTTTGTTTGCCACAGCAACAGAAAGTTGGATGATGTTTGTTTTTCTTATTCCTTATTGTTTAGGCGGAATTGCTGGACCTGCAATGCAAGCCGTTATTTCCGAACAAGTTCCTTCAAATGAACAAGGCGAAATACAAGGGACATTATCGAGCTTAATGAGCGCCTCGGCTATTATTGGCCCTCCAATGATGTCTACTGTTTTTTATTTTTTTACACACAATGATGCTCCTTTTTTATTTCCCGGAGCCCCTTTTGTGTTAGGAGGTATTTTAATGTTTGTGAGCACTATTATTGCGTATTTTTCTTTTCGTAAAAAACAAAATGCTGTTTAAGTTACCTTAAACAGCATTTAAAAAAATATAGCTTATATTATTCTAAAATTAAATATTGCCAAGCTTGTAAACCAATAGGCGCATCGGTTCTAAATTGAATTTTATTTCCCGACATATATTCGGTAAAATCACCTTTTAGTTGAATTTTTGTTTCAATCGTTTGATTCGATAAATTGGCAATGAAAATTACTTTTTTACCGTCTTTTTCACGTTCAAAGGCTAAAATTTTATCATCATTGGCGGTTGGAATTCTTTTGTATGATGCAGCATTTTTACCTCCGTTTAAAGCAATATTATCTCGTTTTAATCGCCCTAATTTTTTGTAAATAGACATCATTTTCCCTT containing:
- a CDS encoding TCR/Tet family MFS transporter; this encodes MKKNPKQAAIGFIFITMLIDITGWGIIIPVIPKLIKELIHGDISEAAKIGGWLTFAYAFTQFIFAPLIGNLSDKYGRRPIILISLFAFSMDYLLLAFAPTITWLFVGRIIAGLTGASITTASAYIADVSTPENRAKNFGMIGAAFGLGFIIGPVIGGLLGQYGARVPFYAAAVLCLLNFLYGFFILPESLDKENRRAFDIKRANPIGALLHVKKYPKLIGLVFAIFLLYVASHAVHSNWSFFTMYRFNWDEKMVGISLGVIGLLVGIVQGGLIRWINPKLGNEKSIYIGMALYTIGMFLFATATESWMMFVFLIPYCLGGIAGPAMQAVISEQVPSNEQGEIQGTLSSLMSASAIIGPPMMSTVFYFFTHNDAPFLFPGAPFVLGGILMFVSTIIAYFSFRKKQNAV